One region of Leptolyngbyaceae cyanobacterium genomic DNA includes:
- a CDS encoding cadmium resistance transporter, translated as MNGLVTAIPTGVTAFSATNMDDIVILTLFFSQVTAAFRARHIVLGQYLGFATLVAASLPGFFGSLIVPQAWIGMLGIVPIAIGISSLLNRDSDESEDEPEIVPSTNSLWSGFLSPQTYGVAAVTIANGSDNIGIYVPLFASSNWQSLLVILGIFFTLVGVWCYAAYRLTNVPAIADNLARYGNSVVPFILIGLGALILFKSHTLESTYLTLLALIASCCCVLTMVRNNLRLGIRG; from the coding sequence ATGAACGGATTAGTCACGGCAATTCCTACGGGCGTAACAGCATTTAGCGCTACCAATATGGATGATATCGTCATCCTTACCCTATTTTTTTCTCAAGTTACTGCGGCATTTCGGGCTAGGCATATCGTGCTGGGTCAATATTTGGGCTTTGCAACTTTAGTCGCTGCTAGTCTCCCTGGCTTTTTCGGCAGCCTGATCGTACCGCAAGCTTGGATTGGAATGTTGGGTATCGTGCCGATCGCGATCGGGATTAGCAGCTTGCTCAATCGAGATTCAGATGAATCGGAAGACGAACCAGAGATCGTACCATCTACTAACTCTCTATGGTCTGGTTTTCTGTCTCCCCAAACTTATGGAGTTGCCGCCGTTACTATCGCCAATGGCAGCGACAATATCGGTATTTACGTGCCGTTATTTGCTAGTAGTAACTGGCAAAGCTTACTAGTTATTCTAGGAATATTTTTCACATTAGTAGGAGTTTGGTGCTATGCAGCATACCGACTAACTAACGTGCCTGCGATCGCTGATAATCTAGCTCGCTATGGCAACAGCGTCGTACCTTTCATCTTGATTGGATTAGGTGCTTTGATTTTGTTTAAAAGTCATACCTTGGAAAGTACCTATTTAACTTTATTAGCACTGATAGCTAGTTGTTGCTGCGTGCTAACTATGGTTAGAAATAACCTGCGTCTAGGGATTCGGGGCTAG
- a CDS encoding APC family permease, which produces MTDRREKNHSVHGLKPNCLSFGEVLAQSFAVIAPTTIPASNIGLIVALSGNGTWLSFLIGLVGLVLVSVNINQFASRSASPGSLYSYIVKGLGPTAGVICGWSLVLAYLFTGMSVLCGFANFSGILIGHLGIHPSSITLLALGAGIAWYAAYKDIQLSAIAMLWMEGATLLLISVLGVAIWAHKGFALDMSQLTLEGVTPGSVATGLVLVMFAFSGFESATSLGDEAKNPLKTIPRAVLGSTILAGLFFTCMTYIQVLGFSGTGVSITTSEEPLGFLSQQIGLGFLGGLVGIGALFSFFACVLGCINPAARIFFLMARHGLFHSSIGTAHSSNKTPHVAVTMCSMIMFLIPASLSLFHVSLFESMGYLGAICSYGFLTVYILISIAAPVYLHKIGKLRPLHIGFSVLAVGFMAIPVLGSVGIPGNEMFPVPEAPYDAFPYLFLMYLLVTCGWFIMQRLRSPEIVVSMERGIEAIHARFEEKTPLVGSSRLNPIPFDPDRID; this is translated from the coding sequence ATGACCGATCGAAGGGAAAAAAATCATAGCGTTCACGGACTCAAGCCGAACTGCCTTTCCTTTGGAGAAGTGCTGGCTCAATCCTTCGCCGTAATTGCACCTACCACCATCCCAGCCTCCAATATTGGCTTAATCGTCGCGCTCTCCGGTAACGGCACTTGGTTGAGTTTCTTGATTGGCTTAGTAGGACTGGTACTGGTGAGCGTCAACATCAACCAATTTGCCAGTCGTTCTGCTTCCCCAGGTTCCCTTTATTCATATATCGTCAAAGGACTGGGGCCAACAGCAGGCGTGATCTGTGGTTGGAGTTTAGTATTGGCTTACCTATTTACCGGAATGTCCGTTCTGTGCGGTTTTGCCAATTTTAGCGGTATTTTGATCGGTCATTTAGGCATTCATCCCTCCAGTATTACTTTATTGGCACTGGGCGCGGGAATTGCCTGGTATGCCGCCTATAAAGATATCCAACTTTCCGCAATAGCAATGCTGTGGATGGAAGGAGCAACTCTCCTTTTAATCTCGGTCTTGGGTGTCGCAATCTGGGCCCACAAAGGCTTTGCTCTAGATATGTCCCAACTCACCTTAGAAGGCGTTACCCCAGGAAGCGTCGCCACCGGACTGGTTTTAGTGATGTTTGCTTTCTCAGGTTTTGAAAGCGCCACATCTTTGGGAGACGAAGCAAAAAATCCCTTGAAAACGATCCCCAGAGCAGTTTTAGGCAGCACTATCTTGGCAGGTTTATTTTTTACCTGCATGACATATATCCAAGTGTTGGGTTTTAGCGGTACGGGAGTATCCATTACTACCTCAGAAGAACCTTTGGGCTTCCTGTCTCAACAAATCGGATTGGGTTTTTTGGGAGGATTGGTAGGCATCGGTGCTTTATTTAGCTTTTTTGCGTGCGTTTTGGGTTGTATCAATCCAGCCGCCAGAATTTTCTTCTTGATGGCTCGTCACGGGTTATTTCACTCTTCAATCGGTACTGCCCATTCATCGAATAAAACACCTCATGTGGCAGTTACCATGTGTTCGATGATTATGTTTCTAATCCCTGCTTCGCTGTCACTATTTCATGTTTCCTTGTTTGAGAGTATGGGATATTTGGGAGCCATTTGTAGCTATGGATTTTTAACGGTTTATATTCTAATTTCCATTGCTGCTCCAGTTTACTTGCATAAAATTGGCAAATTGCGCCCGCTACATATCGGCTTCTCGGTTTTAGCAGTTGGGTTTATGGCGATCCCCGTATTAGGTAGTGTAGGAATTCCCGGTAACGAAATGTTCCCCGTACCAGAAGCACCTTACGATGCGTTTCCTTATTTGTTCTTGATGTACTTACTAGTTACTTGTGGTTGGTTTATTATGCAACGGCTACGCTCTCCAGAAATCGTGGTTTCGATGGAGCGAGGTATCGAAGCAATTCATGCCAGATTTGAAGAAAAAACTCCTCTGGTTGGTAGTTCTCGCTTAAATCCCATTCCTTTCGATCCAGACCGCATTGATTGA
- a CDS encoding LysR substrate-binding domain-containing protein, with protein MAAMTLDQLRIFLAVAEHLHFTRAAEALYITQPAVSAAIQSLEEEYGTKLFHRIGRHIEITEAGMLLQMEAQSILDRVKLTERALRELNDLTRGELRLGSSLTIGNYWLPEKISQFKRQYPGIFVNCTLANTEDICEGTANGKFDLGLIEGEVKPSLEKSLEQEVVGGDRLLIVVGQSHPWFGLSKIFLSELNRTSWVMREAGSGTQQRFEQALGSWGIDRDGLDAILVLSSGEMVKAVIESGVGAAAISELMVKKELQLGTLKSIQVIDDRTDETGILEIARPFLKLKHLKRFQTNLSRAFEQMLTAKIAV; from the coding sequence ATGGCCGCAATGACCCTCGATCAACTACGAATTTTCCTGGCCGTAGCCGAACATTTACACTTTACTCGCGCAGCAGAAGCGCTATATATTACGCAACCGGCTGTGAGTGCAGCGATTCAAAGTTTAGAGGAGGAATATGGCACTAAGTTATTTCATAGAATTGGGCGTCATATTGAAATTACAGAAGCGGGAATGTTGTTACAAATGGAGGCACAAAGTATCCTCGATCGAGTGAAGCTGACAGAGCGAGCATTGCGAGAGCTAAATGATTTGACTAGGGGTGAATTGCGGTTAGGCTCTAGCTTGACGATCGGTAATTATTGGTTGCCGGAAAAGATCAGCCAATTTAAGCGCCAATACCCCGGTATTTTTGTCAATTGCACTCTCGCTAATACTGAAGATATTTGTGAAGGAACGGCGAATGGTAAGTTTGATTTGGGATTGATTGAAGGAGAGGTAAAACCATCATTAGAAAAGTCTTTGGAACAAGAAGTTGTAGGAGGCGATCGCTTACTGATCGTGGTCGGTCAATCTCATCCTTGGTTTGGACTTTCCAAGATTTTTTTATCGGAACTTAACCGTACCAGTTGGGTAATGCGAGAAGCTGGTTCGGGAACTCAACAGCGCTTCGAGCAAGCCTTGGGAAGTTGGGGGATCGATCGAGATGGGTTGGACGCGATTTTAGTTTTGAGTAGCGGGGAAATGGTGAAAGCCGTTATCGAAAGCGGGGTTGGTGCGGCTGCCATTTCGGAGTTAATGGTGAAAAAAGAGTTACAACTCGGTACGCTAAAATCTATTCAAGTTATAGACGATAGAACAGATGAAACTGGTATTTTAGAAATTGCACGTCCTTTTTTGAAATTGAAACATCTCAAGCGTTTTCAAACTAATCTTTCCAGGGCATTCGAGCAAATGCTAACAGCTAAAATAGCTGTTTAA
- a CDS encoding DUF1634 domain-containing protein encodes MYQLDSSYQLLSSLPLKSKVISIALPSENLEDERESLDELVTQDGFNPIAERPINMKSDRVNDIIKTSSERQLEQLLSNWLQYGVFIASAIVFAGGLFYLIHHGFQLADYHLFRGEPSELRSPAGIINAVLSGSREGLIQFGLLVLIATPIIRVALSLLFFLRQRDFSYITITFLVIAGLIYSIVGAYY; translated from the coding sequence GTGTATCAATTGGATTCCAGCTATCAATTGCTTTCTTCTTTACCCTTAAAAAGTAAAGTAATTTCAATTGCATTGCCGTCGGAAAACTTAGAAGACGAACGAGAAAGCCTTGATGAATTAGTAACACAGGATGGCTTCAATCCGATCGCAGAACGGCCAATTAATATGAAAAGCGATCGCGTAAATGACATTATCAAAACATCCAGCGAACGCCAACTCGAACAACTACTCAGTAATTGGCTGCAATATGGAGTGTTTATAGCTAGCGCGATCGTTTTTGCAGGTGGACTTTTTTACTTAATTCACCACGGCTTCCAACTGGCTGATTACCACTTATTTCGAGGAGAACCTTCAGAATTGCGATCGCCAGCCGGAATCATCAATGCTGTTCTCTCAGGTAGCCGAGAAGGACTCATTCAATTCGGATTGCTAGTACTCATTGCCACCCCCATTATTCGCGTAGCACTTTCTCTACTATTTTTTCTTCGGCAACGAGACTTTAGCTATATTACAATTACTTTTCTAGTAATAGCCGGACTAATATACAGCATTGTAGGAGCTTATTATTAA
- a CDS encoding sulfite exporter TauE/SafE family protein — MNIWEFSLLVWFCSFTAGFVGALSGLGGGVVIVPLLTSVFGVDIRYAVGASLVSVIATSAGAASTYIKQGFTNLRLGMFLEVATTIGALIGALIATFVSVKALTIVLAIVLLYSAYLSQQPRPENSETEALDPIASNLKLNGTCPTANGLMPYQVRAVPAGFSIMLGAGILSGLLGIGSGGFKVLAMDQAMRLPFKVSTTTSNFTIGVTAAASAGVYLARGYIDPGLSMPVILGVLPGALLGAKVLIGAQTRILRIVFSFVLVLMAFKMVYNSII; from the coding sequence TTGAACATTTGGGAATTTTCTTTATTAGTTTGGTTTTGTTCGTTTACGGCTGGTTTTGTAGGAGCGCTCAGCGGCTTAGGCGGTGGAGTGGTAATCGTTCCCCTCTTAACTTCCGTGTTTGGCGTTGATATTCGATATGCTGTGGGCGCTTCATTAGTATCTGTAATCGCCACTTCTGCCGGTGCAGCTTCCACTTACATCAAGCAAGGCTTTACCAACTTGCGACTGGGAATGTTTTTGGAAGTAGCTACTACGATCGGAGCATTAATCGGTGCTTTGATTGCTACTTTCGTATCGGTTAAAGCATTAACCATCGTGTTAGCGATCGTGCTGCTTTATTCAGCTTATTTATCCCAGCAACCGCGACCGGAAAATTCCGAAACCGAAGCTCTCGATCCGATCGCCAGCAACCTCAAACTCAACGGAACTTGTCCCACTGCCAACGGACTAATGCCTTATCAAGTCCGCGCCGTACCAGCCGGATTTAGCATTATGTTAGGTGCGGGAATCCTTTCGGGATTGTTGGGAATCGGTTCTGGTGGATTCAAAGTGCTAGCAATGGATCAAGCAATGCGCCTACCATTTAAAGTTTCCACCACCACCAGCAATTTCACGATCGGCGTCACCGCAGCAGCATCGGCGGGAGTTTATCTAGCAAGAGGATATATCGATCCCGGACTTTCCATGCCAGTCATATTAGGCGTTTTACCCGGTGCTTTGTTGGGAGCAAAAGTTTTAATCGGCGCTCAAACCCGGATTTTAAGGATTGTCTTCAGTTTCGTACTAGTCCTAATGGCTTTCAAAATGGTTTATAACAGCATAATTTAA
- a CDS encoding phosphatase PAP2 family protein: MEIKSPSNLGKLLRSFVSFFKQVLIAHWRSLLTLLVGVYVPLQIFELLAVEIWQNQGAFPWDERILLAVHGTASTQLDVFAATLTKLGSFSIAFPIAILLSLRLLLQRRWRSLIYLITALLGSAIINNAAKTFLHRVRPHLWESFYPLPHSYAFPSGHAMTSMTIAVALIVLTWNSFWCLPIAIVGSLYAIAIAWTRLYLGVHFPSDILAGWMVSLAWTVGIAFLIKPHLTKAIAENNQSAKEDSLLPEETATSN; this comes from the coding sequence TTGGAAATTAAATCGCCATCTAATTTAGGTAAGCTTCTTCGCTCCTTTGTTAGCTTTTTTAAGCAAGTGCTAATCGCTCATTGGCGTTCTTTACTGACGCTGCTGGTGGGTGTTTACGTACCATTGCAAATTTTTGAGTTACTGGCAGTAGAAATTTGGCAAAATCAAGGAGCATTTCCTTGGGATGAACGAATTTTATTAGCAGTTCATGGTACAGCAAGTACTCAACTGGATGTTTTTGCAGCCACCCTGACTAAATTAGGCTCATTTTCGATCGCGTTTCCGATCGCCATCTTGCTTTCTCTGCGATTATTGCTGCAACGACGCTGGCGATCGCTAATTTATTTAATCACTGCTTTGCTAGGCAGTGCCATCATTAATAACGCTGCAAAAACATTCCTGCATCGGGTGCGTCCCCACTTATGGGAATCGTTTTATCCATTACCCCACAGCTATGCGTTTCCTAGCGGTCATGCCATGACTAGCATGACGATCGCAGTAGCTTTGATTGTTTTAACTTGGAATAGCTTTTGGTGCTTACCAATTGCGATCGTCGGCAGCTTGTACGCGATCGCAATTGCCTGGACGAGATTGTATTTGGGCGTTCATTTTCCCAGCGACATACTAGCAGGTTGGATGGTTTCACTCGCTTGGACAGTTGGGATCGCTTTCCTCATCAAACCACATTTGACTAAAGCGATCGCAGAAAATAATCAGTCTGCCAAAGAAGATTCGTTACTACCTGAAGAAACAGCTACCAGTAATTAA
- a CDS encoding sulfite exporter TauE/SafE family protein: protein MDYFLLPLLSFAVGIIVGLTGIGGASLITPMLIFVFQVPPSIAVSSDVVAATLMKIVGGIKHCQQKTIDLQVVKWLVFGSVPGSLAGVGTLYLLRRNEAVNVDGVLLRLLGIMIFLVALSALSQLLLRSFAPKLQLPSIPKFDLKTNRGRFLTVVVGAILGFTVGLTSVSSGSMFAIVLIAFFQLDSRKLVGTDLTQAAILLMFTSLGHLSLGTVNWNLVLPIWLGTVPGVLVGAKLCKSVPQSALRVVIYSILVMVSWKLVYQA, encoded by the coding sequence ATGGACTATTTTTTACTACCGCTTTTAAGTTTCGCTGTCGGAATCATCGTTGGCTTAACGGGAATAGGTGGAGCGTCTTTAATTACGCCAATGTTAATCTTTGTATTTCAAGTACCCCCTTCCATCGCCGTGAGTTCTGATGTAGTAGCTGCTACTTTGATGAAAATAGTGGGAGGAATCAAACACTGTCAGCAAAAAACGATCGACTTGCAAGTCGTGAAATGGTTGGTTTTTGGAAGCGTACCCGGTTCGCTGGCTGGGGTGGGAACTTTATATCTGCTGAGGCGCAATGAAGCGGTGAACGTAGATGGAGTTCTGCTTCGCTTGCTGGGAATCATGATTTTTTTGGTTGCTCTCTCAGCGTTAAGCCAATTGTTACTGAGGTCTTTTGCGCCCAAATTGCAACTACCATCTATACCGAAGTTTGACCTGAAAACCAATCGGGGCCGATTTTTGACGGTAGTTGTGGGAGCTATTCTAGGCTTTACGGTTGGTCTGACGAGCGTATCTTCAGGTTCGATGTTCGCGATCGTATTAATCGCATTTTTTCAATTAGACTCTCGTAAATTAGTCGGTACAGACCTTACGCAGGCAGCCATTTTATTAATGTTTACTTCTCTGGGACACCTTAGTTTAGGCACGGTTAATTGGAACTTAGTATTGCCAATTTGGTTAGGTACCGTACCGGGCGTATTAGTAGGTGCTAAACTCTGCAAAAGCGTTCCGCAAAGCGCTCTTCGAGTAGTCATTTACAGCATTTTGGTGATGGTTAGCTGGAAATTAGTTTATCAGGCGTGA
- a CDS encoding cadmium resistance transporter, protein MSEFITVLTGGLIAFVVTNLDDIIILLLFFSQVDANFRRRHIVIGQYLGFVVLILASLPGYFGGLVVPQEWIGLLGVLPIAIGFKQLLDRGSENDDQVQMVNLHFERSSSSNRVTSFLLGALSPQTYKVAAVTIANGGDNISIYIPLFAGTNFTSLSTIVGTFLVMVGVWCSIAYLLTRHPTIARVLTRYGKPLVPFVLIALGLFIMYERGTFSLLR, encoded by the coding sequence ATGAGTGAATTTATCACGGTTTTAACAGGAGGATTAATAGCTTTTGTAGTCACTAATCTCGATGACATTATTATCTTGTTACTATTTTTTTCCCAGGTGGATGCTAATTTTCGTCGCCGTCATATTGTGATCGGTCAGTATCTTGGTTTTGTAGTACTTATTTTAGCTAGCTTACCTGGTTACTTTGGGGGTTTGGTAGTACCCCAAGAATGGATCGGTTTGTTGGGAGTGCTACCAATCGCGATCGGATTTAAGCAATTGCTCGATCGAGGAAGCGAAAATGATGACCAAGTGCAGATGGTCAATCTTCATTTCGAGCGTTCCTCATCCAGTAACCGAGTAACGTCTTTCCTCCTGGGCGCGTTAAGTCCGCAAACTTATAAAGTGGCAGCAGTAACGATTGCTAATGGAGGCGATAATATCAGTATTTATATTCCCTTATTTGCCGGTACTAACTTTACTAGTTTAAGTACGATTGTTGGCACTTTTTTGGTAATGGTAGGCGTTTGGTGCTCGATTGCTTACCTATTAACTCGCCACCCCACAATTGCTCGTGTTTTAACTCGCTACGGTAAGCCTCTGGTTCCTTTTGTATTGATTGCTTTGGGTTTGTTCATTATGTATGAAAGAGGTACATTTAGTTTACTGCGCTAA
- a CDS encoding cadmium resistance transporter, with amino-acid sequence MNHLFTAAINGFAAFFATNIDDIVILLLLFSKVNVTLRVWHIVTGQYLGFTAIIIASLPGFVGGLVISRQWIGLLGLIPIAIGLSSLLNQEDSKLENVEAEVNLLNNSSIGNIIYPQIYSVAAITFANGSDNISTYVPLFASSNWWDIAIILSIFFMMVGIWCYTAYRLINLPNFPKQSPDYIRNFIPFILIGLGVFIILECQALSMIKLIVGCCCLIIIIQVDER; translated from the coding sequence ATGAATCACTTGTTTACTGCTGCTATCAATGGGTTCGCCGCTTTTTTTGCTACTAATATCGATGATATCGTCATTTTATTGTTACTTTTCTCGAAAGTGAATGTAACGTTGCGGGTTTGGCATATTGTTACTGGTCAGTATCTAGGCTTTACGGCAATCATCATCGCCAGCTTACCCGGTTTTGTGGGAGGATTAGTCATATCGCGGCAGTGGATTGGGTTACTTGGCTTAATCCCGATCGCAATTGGTTTGAGTAGCTTGTTAAACCAGGAGGATAGTAAATTAGAAAACGTTGAGGCAGAAGTAAACTTGTTAAATAATTCGTCAATAGGTAATATAATTTATCCCCAGATTTACAGTGTGGCTGCTATCACGTTTGCTAATGGCTCTGATAATATTAGCACCTATGTACCTTTGTTTGCGAGTAGTAATTGGTGGGATATCGCGATAATTTTAAGCATATTTTTTATGATGGTAGGTATTTGGTGTTATACCGCTTATAGATTAATCAATTTGCCTAATTTTCCTAAGCAATCACCCGATTATATCCGAAATTTTATACCTTTTATTTTAATCGGATTAGGAGTTTTTATTATATTAGAATGTCAAGCTTTAAGTATGATTAAACTGATAGTCGGTTGCTGCTGTTTAATAATTATTATTCAGGTTGACGAGCGATAA
- a CDS encoding tetratricopeptide repeat protein, whose translation MLGQILRGRYQIIRLLGSGGFGDTYLAIDRDLPGSPQCVVKQLKSKNVQSSVWQTARRLFETEAQVLYRLGKHDRIPQLLAHFEENQEFYLVQEFIEGEDLSQELIPGKQLNEAEVIALLEDILTILGFVHQQNVIHRDIKPSNLIRRQQDGKFVLIDFGAVKEISTLVGNTQEQIGGTVLIGSSGYMPSEQLGGKPRFNSDIYALGMTAIQALTGTFPDELPEISETGEVDWREYARVSNRLAAILNKMVRSHFRDRYQSATEVLADLVKLKMATGSFTQRFVLLGGNQKPFVRYYPLIIIVISIFITFGISKLLAFLPSNEPPSIAISKPTLYPHIPAAVESLNQGKTLVELRRYEEAIITLERAVQIDPKYPEAWLERGKALEKLQKYEDALRSYDEALKLQSDYSEAWYNRSVVLSELKRYDDALISLNKAIEKQPKYPEAYYFKGVLLDKLQRDEEALSSLNKSIEINPDYGLAWYYRGLILNNLERYQEALESLEKAIQIEPSSVEIWVEKASTLDKLNQYEEAIRCLQQALEIKPDYAEAWQERGNVLSKLKRYEEALASLDKAVQIKPDYAEAWYIRGMVLEKIQKYDLAIQSLDKATQIKPDYWESWYRRGVILEKMEKLEEAVGAYGKAIEIWPAHREAIENRKRLLNKLGR comes from the coding sequence ATGCTTGGACAAATACTGCGTGGGCGCTATCAAATTATTCGCTTGCTAGGAAGCGGGGGATTCGGTGATACTTATTTAGCGATCGATCGCGATCTCCCTGGTAGTCCTCAGTGCGTTGTCAAGCAACTAAAATCGAAAAACGTACAAAGTTCGGTTTGGCAGACAGCAAGACGGTTATTTGAAACGGAAGCTCAAGTATTATACCGTTTGGGTAAACACGATCGAATACCGCAGTTGCTTGCACACTTTGAGGAAAACCAAGAATTTTATCTAGTTCAAGAATTCATTGAAGGAGAAGATCTCAGCCAAGAACTTATCCCTGGTAAACAACTCAATGAAGCTGAGGTAATTGCTTTATTAGAAGATATTTTGACAATTTTGGGATTCGTTCACCAACAGAACGTGATTCATCGCGATATTAAACCCTCTAATTTAATCAGACGCCAACAGGATGGCAAATTCGTGTTGATTGACTTCGGCGCGGTGAAAGAAATCAGCACGTTAGTAGGTAATACGCAAGAACAGATTGGCGGTACTGTTCTGATTGGTTCTTCTGGTTATATGCCAAGCGAACAGCTAGGAGGAAAACCACGTTTTAACAGCGATATTTATGCCTTGGGAATGACGGCAATTCAAGCATTAACTGGTACTTTTCCCGATGAGTTACCAGAAATTTCGGAAACGGGGGAAGTTGACTGGCGCGAATACGCTAGGGTGAGCAATCGATTAGCGGCAATTTTAAATAAAATGGTGCGATCGCATTTTCGCGATCGCTACCAATCAGCCACCGAAGTGCTTGCAGACTTGGTAAAATTAAAAATGGCGACTGGTAGTTTTACTCAACGTTTTGTACTGTTAGGAGGTAATCAAAAGCCATTTGTCAGGTATTATCCCTTAATAATTATAGTTATTTCCATTTTTATTACTTTCGGAATTTCCAAGTTATTGGCATTTTTACCCAGCAACGAACCACCATCGATCGCCATCAGTAAACCGACTCTTTATCCCCATATTCCAGCAGCTGTCGAATCGTTGAATCAAGGCAAAACCCTGGTAGAATTACGCCGTTATGAAGAAGCAATAATTACGTTGGAAAGAGCCGTACAAATCGATCCGAAATACCCGGAAGCTTGGTTAGAACGCGGCAAAGCCTTAGAAAAATTACAAAAGTATGAAGATGCCCTACGTTCGTATGACGAAGCACTTAAACTTCAGTCAGATTATTCAGAAGCTTGGTATAATCGGAGTGTCGTACTGTCAGAATTAAAGCGCTACGACGATGCGCTCATTTCCTTAAATAAAGCAATTGAAAAACAGCCAAAATATCCAGAAGCTTACTATTTTAAGGGAGTTTTGCTAGACAAGTTACAACGAGATGAAGAAGCCTTATCTTCTTTAAATAAAAGTATAGAAATCAATCCTGATTATGGATTGGCTTGGTATTATCGAGGCTTGATACTAAATAATTTAGAACGATATCAAGAAGCACTAGAATCTTTAGAAAAAGCGATACAAATCGAGCCATCTTCGGTAGAAATATGGGTAGAAAAAGCTTCTACATTAGATAAATTAAATCAATATGAAGAAGCCATTAGATGTCTGCAACAAGCTTTGGAAATCAAACCAGATTATGCAGAAGCTTGGCAAGAAAGAGGAAATGTACTCAGCAAATTAAAAAGATATGAAGAGGCATTAGCTTCTTTAGATAAAGCCGTTCAAATTAAGCCGGATTATGCAGAAGCTTGGTACATTCGAGGCATGGTTTTAGAAAAAATACAAAAGTATGATTTGGCAATCCAATCATTAGATAAAGCTACTCAAATTAAGCCGGATTATTGGGAATCATGGTATCGGCGAGGCGTTATTTTAGAAAAAATGGAAAAGCTTGAAGAGGCGGTTGGTGCTTATGGTAAAGCAATTGAAATTTGGCCTGCCCATCGAGAAGCGATCGAGAATAGAAAGCGATTGCTGAATAAACTAGGAAGATAA